The following are encoded together in the Ralstonia insidiosa genome:
- a CDS encoding cation:proton antiporter: MSPMTGLHDLFPSWPPAPGGLFWIGLALVGAALCGEFARVALRLPRIVGYAVAGLAAGVLGRPLIDADMLDQTHILIEMALALALFELGHRLSFEWLRANRWLLLTSGFESLLTWGLVTWVLQLFGVATPVAVAAGAIAVATSPTVLLQLKNELRAEGQVTERLLSLGALNSIYASVLVPLTAGWLHSEYGHWAAALIHPLYLLAGSVLLAWVVGKAGHALYHRMAGDDHYAFLVLVGLVLFALAMAKLLKLSVPLTLLLAGVVFKHQDAHPRVWPSHFGSAGSILIVVMIVSLGLPLTASDWAIGGVAAVALVLARFVAKLAGTTALGSFSGLSMRQSVALGLALGPMSGLSWLLMHDTAALYPQTGAPLAAIILCTLAIQQIAAPILTARSLRWAGEVRQDNDHR, translated from the coding sequence ATGTCGCCCATGACAGGACTTCACGATCTCTTCCCTTCGTGGCCGCCCGCTCCGGGCGGCCTGTTCTGGATCGGGCTGGCGCTGGTGGGTGCAGCGCTGTGCGGCGAGTTTGCGCGCGTGGCGCTCAGGCTGCCGCGCATTGTCGGCTATGCGGTGGCGGGGCTGGCGGCCGGGGTACTCGGTCGTCCGCTGATCGACGCCGACATGCTCGACCAGACCCACATCCTGATCGAGATGGCGCTGGCGCTGGCGCTGTTCGAGCTGGGGCATCGGCTCTCGTTCGAGTGGCTGCGCGCCAACCGCTGGCTGCTGCTCACCAGTGGTTTCGAGAGCCTGCTGACCTGGGGCCTCGTCACCTGGGTGTTGCAACTGTTTGGTGTGGCAACACCGGTGGCGGTGGCGGCCGGTGCGATTGCGGTGGCGACCTCGCCCACCGTGCTGCTACAACTGAAGAACGAACTGCGCGCCGAAGGCCAGGTGACAGAACGGTTGCTTTCGCTGGGGGCGCTCAACAGCATCTACGCCAGCGTGCTGGTGCCGCTCACCGCCGGCTGGCTGCACTCTGAATACGGCCACTGGGCTGCCGCGCTGATCCACCCGCTCTATCTGCTGGCAGGCTCCGTGCTACTCGCTTGGGTGGTCGGCAAGGCGGGCCATGCGCTGTATCACCGCATGGCGGGTGACGATCACTACGCGTTCCTGGTGCTGGTGGGCTTGGTGCTGTTTGCGCTGGCGATGGCCAAGCTGCTGAAGCTGTCGGTGCCGCTCACGCTGTTGCTGGCGGGCGTGGTGTTCAAGCACCAGGATGCGCACCCGCGCGTGTGGCCGTCGCACTTCGGCAGCGCGGGCAGCATCCTGATTGTGGTGATGATCGTGTCGCTTGGGCTGCCGCTCACCGCGTCGGATTGGGCCATCGGCGGGGTGGCGGCAGTGGCACTCGTGCTGGCGCGCTTTGTCGCCAAGCTGGCGGGTACGACGGCGCTGGGTTCGTTCTCGGGGCTGTCGATGCGCCAGAGTGTGGCGCTGGGCCTGGCGCTGGGGCCGATGTCGGGATTGTCATGGTTGTTGATGCACGATACGGCGGCGCTGTATCCACAGACCGGCGCACCGCTGGCCGCCATCATCCTGTGCACGCTGGCGATCCAGCAGATTGCCGCGCCCATCCTGACTGCACGGTCGCTGCGCTGGGCCGGCGAGGTGCGTCAGGACAACGACCATCGCTAA
- a CDS encoding branched-chain amino acid ABC transporter substrate-binding protein: protein MKLKQLWVAAALCALGSAASAQEVIKLGFAAPMSGPQAQYGTDMKNGATLAVEEFNATHPKIAGKEVKFQLMAEDDQADPKTGTAVAQKLVDSGIKGMLGHFNSGTSIPASRVYNQAGIAQIAMATAPEYTKQGYKTTFRMMTSDTQQGSVVGTFAVKKLGYKNIAIIDDRTAYGQGLADEFEKAAKASGATIVRREYTNDKASDFKAILTQIKSKNPDAVFYGGAEGQSAPLLKQMRELGIKSTLMSGEMSKTDEFIKLAGPQAAEGMVASLAGLPLEQMPGGAGYKQRYEKRFGTPVQTYSPYAYDGAMALMKAMVAAGSSDPAKYLPILAATNAQGVTAKHYAYDDKGDLKDGGITVYKVTGGKWAPLESVGGK, encoded by the coding sequence ATGAAACTGAAACAACTGTGGGTGGCGGCGGCACTGTGTGCGCTGGGTAGCGCAGCATCGGCGCAGGAAGTCATCAAACTGGGCTTTGCTGCCCCGATGTCGGGTCCGCAAGCGCAATACGGCACGGACATGAAGAACGGTGCGACCCTGGCTGTTGAAGAGTTCAATGCCACGCACCCGAAGATCGCCGGTAAGGAAGTCAAGTTCCAACTCATGGCCGAAGACGACCAGGCTGACCCGAAGACGGGCACTGCCGTCGCACAGAAGCTGGTGGATAGCGGCATCAAGGGCATGCTCGGCCACTTCAACTCGGGCACCAGCATTCCGGCATCGCGCGTGTACAACCAGGCCGGCATCGCGCAGATCGCCATGGCGACGGCTCCGGAATACACCAAGCAAGGCTACAAGACGACCTTCCGCATGATGACCTCCGACACCCAGCAGGGTTCGGTGGTCGGCACCTTCGCGGTCAAGAAGCTGGGCTACAAGAACATCGCCATCATTGACGACCGCACCGCCTACGGCCAAGGTCTGGCTGACGAGTTCGAGAAGGCTGCCAAGGCTTCCGGCGCCACCATCGTGCGTCGTGAGTACACCAACGACAAGGCCAGCGACTTCAAGGCCATCCTGACGCAGATCAAGAGCAAGAACCCGGATGCCGTGTTCTACGGCGGCGCCGAAGGCCAATCCGCGCCGCTGCTCAAGCAGATGCGCGAACTGGGCATCAAGTCCACGCTGATGTCGGGCGAAATGTCCAAGACCGACGAATTCATCAAGCTGGCCGGCCCGCAAGCGGCCGAAGGCATGGTGGCATCGCTGGCTGGCCTGCCGCTGGAGCAGATGCCCGGCGGCGCGGGCTACAAGCAGCGCTATGAGAAGCGCTTCGGCACGCCGGTGCAGACGTACTCGCCGTACGCTTACGACGGCGCGATGGCCCTGATGAAGGCCATGGTGGCTGCCGGCTCGTCGGACCCGGCCAAGTACCTGCCGATCCTGGCGGCGACCAACGCACAAGGCGTGACCGCCAAGCACTACGCCTACGACGACAAGGGCGACCTGAAGGACGGCGGCATCACCGTCTACAAGGTCACCGGTGGCAAGTGGGCACCGCTGGAAAGCGTGGGCGGCAAATAA
- the putA gene encoding trifunctional transcriptional regulator/proline dehydrogenase/L-glutamate gamma-semialdehyde dehydrogenase — MATTTLGVKLDDASRERLKRVAQSIDRTPHWLIKQAIFTYLDQVERGQLPNDVKADANGTAADGLPSAAAAVSDVHEGDDPAVQPFLEFAQSVQPQSVLRAAITAAYRRPETEAIPMLLEQARLPVALASEAKQLARDLAGKLRTQKVGTGREGLVQGLIQEFSLSSQEGVALMCLAEALLRIPDKATRDALIRDKISNGNWHSHVGQSPSLFVNAATWGLLLTGKLVATHNEAGLSKALTRIIGKSGEPLIRKGVDMAMRLMGEQFVTGETISEALANARKFEAEGFRYSYDMLGEAAMTEEDAQRYLASYEQAIRAIGQASGGRGIYEGPGISIKLSALHPRYSRAQYDRTINELYPRVKALAVLAREYDIGINIDAEEADRLELSLDLLERLCFAPELAGWNGIGFVVQGYQKRCPFVLDFIIDLARRSKHRLMIRLVKGAYWDSEVKRAQVEGLEGYPVYTRKVYTDVSYLACARKLLAAPEAIFPQFATHNAHTLAAIYQMAGQNYYPGQYEFQCLHGMGEPLYEQVVGNKPGKLNRPCRIYAPVGTHETLLAYLVRRLLENGANTSFVNRIADESISLDDLVADPVAVVERMHADEGTLGMPHPKIPLPRHLYGDVRANSSGIDLANEQRLASLSSALLAGTSTVWTAAPTIGDAPYAGGTPQPVRNPSDLRDIVGHVTEATEADVDAALAAAAAAAPIWQATPPEARAALLDRAADLMEGEMQHLMGLIIREAGKTLSNAIAEVREAVDFLRYYAAQVRGGFSNDTHRPLGPVVCISPWNFPLAIFTGQVSAALAAGNPVLAKPAEQTPLIAAQAVRILREAGVPAGAVQLLPGRGETVGAALVKDGRTKGVMFTGSTEVARILQRTLAGRLDANGAPIPLIAETGGQNAMIVDSSALAEQVVADVLSSAFDSAGQRCSALRVLCVQDDVADRVLTMLKGGMAELAMGNSDRLSTDVGPVIDAEARNNIVGHIEAMRAKGRRVHQTPVPEACAHGTFVPPTVIELDSLTDLTREIFGPVLHVVRWKRSADNAGLTKLIEQINGTGYGLTLGIHTRIDETIAHVVDRAHVGNLYVNRNIVGAVVGVQPFGGEGLSGTGPKAGGPLYLLRLLSTCPQDGMRTALSLTAGAGTEVDTEARRALLAPFDALVDWARKQSPVAQLANLTALCERLAAASATGATATLPGPTGERNTYTLLPREAVLCVAVDPADWLRQLAAVLAVGSMAVVLENPAVEAVLRELPPAVQSRVRVVPALDGAAFDAVLHHGDSDHLRAICEGLARRAGPIVGVQGLPHGGEGLALERLLIERSLSVNTAAAGGNASLMTIG, encoded by the coding sequence ATGGCTACAACCACCCTCGGGGTCAAGCTGGACGATGCTTCGCGTGAACGCCTCAAGCGCGTTGCGCAGTCCATTGACCGCACGCCGCACTGGCTGATCAAGCAGGCGATCTTCACGTATCTGGATCAAGTGGAGCGGGGGCAGCTGCCAAATGACGTAAAAGCAGACGCAAACGGCACGGCGGCGGATGGCCTCCCGTCCGCCGCCGCCGCCGTCTCGGATGTGCACGAGGGTGATGACCCTGCGGTGCAACCGTTCCTCGAATTCGCACAAAGCGTGCAACCGCAATCGGTGCTGCGCGCGGCTATCACCGCCGCATATCGCCGGCCGGAAACCGAAGCCATTCCGATGCTGCTGGAGCAGGCCCGCCTGCCGGTCGCGCTCGCCTCGGAAGCCAAGCAACTGGCACGTGATCTCGCCGGCAAGCTGCGTACGCAAAAGGTTGGCACCGGCCGCGAAGGTCTGGTGCAGGGCCTGATTCAGGAGTTCTCCCTGTCGAGCCAGGAAGGCGTGGCGCTGATGTGCCTGGCCGAAGCGCTGCTGCGCATCCCCGACAAGGCCACGCGCGACGCACTCATCCGCGACAAGATCAGCAACGGCAACTGGCACTCGCACGTCGGCCAGAGCCCGTCGTTGTTCGTCAACGCCGCCACCTGGGGCCTGCTGCTCACGGGCAAGCTGGTCGCCACGCACAACGAAGCCGGGCTGTCGAAGGCGCTCACGCGCATCATCGGCAAGAGCGGCGAGCCGCTGATCCGCAAGGGCGTGGACATGGCGATGCGCCTGATGGGCGAGCAGTTCGTCACCGGCGAGACCATTTCCGAAGCGCTGGCCAACGCGCGCAAGTTTGAAGCCGAAGGCTTCCGCTACTCCTACGACATGCTCGGTGAAGCCGCCATGACGGAGGAAGACGCGCAGCGCTATCTCGCGTCGTACGAACAGGCCATCCGCGCGATCGGGCAGGCTTCGGGCGGACGCGGCATCTACGAAGGGCCGGGCATCTCGATCAAGCTGTCGGCGCTGCACCCGCGCTACAGCCGCGCGCAATACGATCGCACCATCAACGAGCTGTACCCGCGCGTGAAGGCGCTGGCCGTGCTGGCGCGTGAATACGACATCGGCATCAACATCGATGCGGAAGAGGCCGACCGCCTGGAGCTGTCGCTCGATCTGCTGGAGCGCCTGTGCTTTGCGCCCGAGCTGGCCGGCTGGAACGGCATCGGCTTCGTGGTGCAGGGTTACCAGAAGCGCTGCCCGTTCGTGCTCGACTTCATCATTGATCTGGCCCGTCGCAGCAAGCACCGCCTGATGATCCGCCTGGTCAAGGGCGCCTATTGGGACAGCGAGGTCAAGCGCGCTCAGGTCGAGGGCCTGGAGGGCTATCCGGTCTACACGCGCAAGGTCTACACCGATGTGTCGTACCTGGCCTGCGCGCGCAAGCTGCTGGCCGCGCCGGAGGCGATCTTCCCGCAGTTCGCCACGCACAATGCCCACACGCTGGCCGCGATCTACCAGATGGCCGGCCAGAACTACTACCCCGGCCAGTACGAGTTCCAGTGCCTGCATGGCATGGGTGAACCGCTGTACGAGCAGGTGGTCGGCAACAAGCCCGGCAAGCTCAACCGCCCGTGCCGCATCTACGCGCCGGTCGGTACGCATGAAACGCTGCTGGCTTACCTGGTGCGCCGTCTGCTGGAAAACGGCGCCAATACCTCGTTCGTGAACCGCATTGCGGACGAGTCGATTTCTCTGGACGACCTCGTCGCCGATCCGGTGGCGGTGGTGGAACGGATGCACGCCGATGAAGGGACGCTCGGCATGCCGCATCCGAAAATTCCGCTGCCGCGCCACCTCTACGGTGACGTTCGCGCAAACTCGTCGGGCATTGACCTGGCGAACGAGCAGCGCCTGGCGTCGTTGTCGTCCGCCCTTCTTGCTGGCACCAGCACGGTCTGGACCGCCGCACCGACCATCGGTGATGCACCGTACGCTGGTGGCACGCCGCAGCCGGTACGCAATCCGTCGGACCTGCGCGACATCGTTGGCCATGTGACCGAAGCCACCGAGGCCGACGTTGATGCCGCACTCGCTGCTGCCGCTGCTGCCGCGCCGATCTGGCAAGCCACGCCGCCCGAAGCGCGCGCCGCGCTGCTCGATCGCGCCGCCGATCTGATGGAAGGCGAGATGCAGCACCTGATGGGGCTGATCATTCGCGAAGCGGGCAAGACGCTGTCCAACGCCATCGCTGAAGTGCGTGAAGCCGTGGACTTCCTGCGCTATTACGCAGCGCAAGTGCGCGGCGGGTTCTCGAACGACACGCACCGCCCGCTGGGCCCGGTGGTCTGCATCAGCCCGTGGAACTTCCCGCTGGCGATCTTCACCGGCCAGGTGAGCGCGGCGCTGGCCGCCGGCAACCCTGTGCTGGCCAAGCCCGCTGAACAGACCCCACTGATCGCCGCCCAGGCCGTGCGCATCCTGCGCGAAGCTGGTGTGCCGGCCGGTGCCGTGCAATTGCTGCCGGGCCGTGGCGAGACCGTGGGTGCGGCGCTGGTGAAGGATGGGCGCACCAAGGGCGTGATGTTCACCGGCTCGACTGAAGTCGCGCGCATTCTGCAGCGCACGCTGGCCGGTCGCCTGGATGCCAACGGCGCACCGATTCCCCTGATTGCCGAAACCGGCGGCCAGAACGCGATGATCGTGGATTCGTCCGCGCTGGCCGAGCAGGTGGTGGCGGACGTGCTGTCTTCCGCGTTTGATTCCGCAGGCCAGCGTTGCTCGGCACTGCGTGTGCTGTGCGTGCAGGACGACGTGGCCGACCGCGTGCTCACGATGCTCAAGGGCGGCATGGCCGAGTTGGCGATGGGCAACTCGGATCGCCTGTCGACCGACGTGGGCCCGGTGATTGACGCCGAAGCGCGCAACAACATCGTCGGCCATATCGAAGCGATGCGCGCCAAGGGCCGTCGCGTGCATCAGACGCCGGTGCCGGAAGCCTGCGCGCACGGCACCTTCGTGCCGCCAACGGTAATTGAACTCGACAGCCTGACGGACCTGACGCGCGAAATCTTCGGCCCGGTGCTGCACGTGGTGCGCTGGAAGCGCTCAGCAGACAACGCCGGCCTGACCAAGCTGATCGAGCAGATCAACGGTACCGGCTACGGCCTGACGCTGGGCATCCACACGCGTATCGACGAGACCATCGCGCACGTGGTGGACCGCGCGCACGTCGGCAACCTGTATGTGAACCGCAATATTGTGGGCGCTGTGGTGGGCGTGCAGCCGTTCGGCGGCGAGGGCCTGTCGGGCACCGGCCCGAAGGCGGGCGGCCCGCTGTATCTGCTGCGTTTGCTGTCGACCTGCCCGCAGGACGGCATGCGCACTGCGCTGTCGCTCACCGCGGGTGCTGGCACCGAAGTGGACACCGAAGCGCGCCGCGCACTGCTCGCGCCGTTCGATGCGCTGGTTGACTGGGCACGCAAGCAGTCGCCCGTGGCGCAGTTGGCCAACCTGACGGCGCTGTGCGAACGCCTGGCGGCTGCCTCGGCCACCGGTGCCACGGCAACGCTGCCGGGCCCGACGGGTGAGCGCAATACCTACACGCTGTTGCCGCGCGAAGCCGTGCTGTGCGTGGCAGTGGATCCGGCCGACTGGCTGCGCCAACTGGCCGCCGTGCTGGCGGTCGGCAGCATGGCTGTGGTGCTGGAAAACCCTGCTGTAGAAGCTGTGTTGCGGGAGTTGCCGCCGGCAGTACAATCGCGCGTCCGTGTGGTGCCGGCCCTGGATGGGGCCGCGTTCGACGCGGTGCTGCACCACGGCGATTCGGACCATCTACGCGCCATCTGCGAAGGGCTGGCACGACGCGCCGGCCCGATCGTGGGGGTGCAAGGCCTGCCGCACGGCGGGGAAGGGCTGGCGCTGGAGCGCCTGCTGATCGAGCGTTCGCTATCGGTCAATACGGCCGCGGCGGGTGGCAACGCCAGCCTGATGACCATCGGCTGA
- a CDS encoding primosomal protein N', whose amino-acid sequence MTTAQADTVFPDAVADTEAAAAIARVVIDTPLDAVFDYRCAQPVLPGQLVVVPFGNRRVVALVVETAATTEVPQDKLRDVERVLDWVPPLNAEWRALAEFAAGYYHRALGEVTLPALPPLWRTPGSWDNLARQATETVYVMQEPASTVGAALLDSVPKRATGAMRLAEALTGDGELSTSAAVALHGQAVAKLRDWAAVGWLRAELRPKALLPQPLELPEPSVAPALNAEQATAVAAIAQGGASGAFSPFLLYGVTGSGKTEVYLHAIADALARDANAQVLMLVPEINLTPQLEARIAARFPGVPMAALHSGLAEQPRALNWLAAHRGEARIVLGTRLAMLASLPNLALILVDEEHDTSYKQQEGLRYSARDLALWRAKQRNIPVVLGSATPSLETWWRAEQSATTRLTLSQRAQAEAVLPRVSLIDLNLERRAGREIRDGLSKPLVDAMADRLARGEQSLLFLNRRGYAPVLSCDACGWLSGCPRCSAYLVLHKPERRLRCHHCGYESRIPHHCPDCGNVDIAPLGRGTQRIEETLGELFPQARVARIDADSTRRKGSAEALFDTVHEGSVDILIGTQMVAKGHDFQRVTLVGVVAPDPSLFSHDFRAGEHLFASLMQVAGRAGRAGLAGEVLIQTRYPDAPALQALVRHDYGGFARQLLRERKQAGLPPFAYQALLTTEHKEVARALEFLAAARALGETLVAELGAPVFLHDPVPMTMVRLANRERAQLLVESASRAALQKLLSAWTERFGEITKTVKGVRWQLEIDPLRI is encoded by the coding sequence ATGACCACCGCACAAGCCGACACCGTGTTTCCCGATGCCGTGGCGGATACCGAGGCCGCAGCCGCCATCGCACGGGTGGTGATCGACACGCCGCTCGATGCCGTGTTCGATTACCGGTGTGCGCAGCCGGTGTTGCCGGGGCAACTGGTGGTCGTGCCGTTCGGCAACCGCCGCGTGGTGGCATTGGTGGTGGAAACCGCCGCCACCACCGAGGTGCCGCAAGACAAGCTGCGTGACGTGGAGCGCGTGCTCGACTGGGTGCCGCCGCTCAATGCCGAATGGCGTGCGCTGGCCGAATTTGCCGCCGGCTACTACCACCGCGCGCTGGGCGAAGTGACGTTGCCAGCGCTGCCGCCGCTGTGGCGCACACCCGGTAGCTGGGACAACCTCGCGCGCCAAGCCACTGAAACCGTCTATGTGATGCAGGAGCCTGCATCGACCGTCGGCGCCGCGTTGCTCGACAGCGTGCCCAAGCGCGCGACCGGCGCCATGCGGCTGGCTGAAGCGCTGACTGGCGACGGCGAGCTTTCCACCAGTGCCGCCGTCGCATTGCACGGGCAGGCCGTGGCCAAGCTGCGCGACTGGGCCGCCGTCGGCTGGCTACGCGCCGAACTGCGGCCGAAGGCGCTGCTACCGCAGCCGCTGGAATTGCCCGAGCCGTCCGTCGCGCCCGCCCTGAACGCCGAGCAGGCCACCGCCGTCGCGGCCATCGCGCAGGGTGGGGCGAGCGGTGCGTTCAGCCCCTTCCTGCTCTACGGCGTGACCGGCAGCGGCAAGACCGAGGTCTACCTGCACGCCATCGCCGATGCCCTGGCGCGCGACGCCAACGCGCAGGTGCTGATGCTGGTGCCCGAGATCAACCTGACGCCGCAGTTGGAAGCGCGCATCGCGGCGCGTTTTCCGGGCGTGCCCATGGCGGCGCTGCACAGCGGCCTAGCCGAACAACCCCGGGCCCTGAACTGGCTGGCCGCGCATCGCGGCGAGGCGCGCATCGTGCTCGGCACCCGGCTGGCGATGCTGGCGTCGCTGCCCAACCTGGCGCTCATCCTCGTCGACGAAGAGCACGACACGTCCTACAAGCAGCAGGAAGGCCTGCGCTACTCCGCGCGCGATCTGGCGTTGTGGCGGGCCAAGCAGCGCAACATCCCCGTCGTGCTGGGGTCGGCCACGCCGTCGCTGGAAACCTGGTGGCGCGCCGAGCAGAGCGCCACCACGCGCTTGACGCTGTCGCAGCGCGCGCAGGCCGAGGCGGTGCTGCCGCGCGTGTCGCTCATCGACCTGAATCTGGAACGCCGCGCCGGGCGCGAGATTCGCGATGGGCTGTCCAAGCCGCTGGTCGATGCGATGGCCGATCGCCTCGCGCGTGGCGAACAGAGCCTACTGTTCCTCAACCGCCGGGGCTATGCGCCGGTGCTGTCCTGCGATGCGTGTGGCTGGCTGTCGGGGTGCCCGCGGTGCTCCGCGTACCTGGTGCTGCACAAGCCGGAACGGCGCCTGCGCTGCCACCACTGCGGTTACGAATCGCGCATTCCGCATCACTGCCCCGACTGCGGCAACGTCGATATCGCCCCGCTCGGGCGCGGTACCCAGCGCATCGAAGAGACGCTCGGCGAGCTGTTTCCACAGGCACGTGTCGCCCGCATCGACGCCGATTCCACCCGCCGCAAGGGCAGTGCCGAAGCGCTGTTCGACACCGTGCACGAAGGCAGCGTCGACATCCTGATCGGCACGCAGATGGTCGCCAAGGGGCACGACTTCCAGCGCGTGACGCTGGTGGGTGTCGTGGCACCGGACCCTTCGCTGTTCTCGCATGATTTCCGCGCCGGGGAGCACCTGTTTGCCTCGCTGATGCAGGTGGCGGGGCGCGCCGGACGTGCCGGGTTGGCGGGCGAGGTGCTGATCCAGACGCGCTATCCGGATGCTCCCGCGTTGCAGGCACTCGTGCGCCATGACTACGGCGGGTTCGCGCGCCAGTTGCTGCGGGAGCGCAAGCAGGCCGGGTTGCCGCCGTTTGCGTACCAAGCGCTGCTGACCACCGAGCACAAGGAAGTGGCGCGTGCGCTGGAATTCCTCGCCGCCGCCCGGGCGCTGGGCGAAACCCTCGTCGCAGAGTTGGGGGCACCGGTGTTTCTGCATGATCCGGTGCCGATGACCATGGTGCGGCTAGCCAACCGCGAGCGGGCGCAACTGCTGGTGGAATCGGCTTCTCGCGCTGCGCTGCAGAAGCTGCTGTCTGCCTGGACCGAGCGGTTTGGGGAGATTACGAAGACAGTGAAAGGGGTGCGGTGGCAGTTGGAGATTGATCCGTTGCGGATCTGA
- the hemE gene encoding uroporphyrinogen decarboxylase codes for MSAPLANDTFLRALRRQPTDYTPLWLMRQAGRYLPEYNATRARAGSFLGLAKSPAYATEVTLQPLDRYPLDAAILFSDILTVPDAMGLGLSFAQGEGPRFAKPVRTEADVAALSVPDMSSLQYVFDAVAEIRRALVQDGRQRVPLIGFSGSPWTLACYMVEGGGSDDFRTVKSMLYARPDLMHRILEINAQAVIDYLNAQIEAGAQAVQVFDTWGGALADGIYHEFSLAYMQRVVEGIRAGADGQRVPVILFTKGGGLWLEAMAETGADALGVDWTVNLQLARQRTGGRVALQGNLDPTVLFAAPDAIRTQVRRVLEDYAASGDSDGHIFNLGHGISQFTPPEAVTVLVDEVHSFSRALRKKAA; via the coding sequence ATGTCCGCACCGCTCGCCAACGACACCTTCCTGCGCGCCCTGCGCCGCCAGCCGACCGACTACACGCCGCTGTGGCTGATGCGCCAGGCAGGCCGTTACCTGCCGGAGTACAACGCTACGCGTGCCCGCGCCGGCAGCTTCCTGGGCTTGGCCAAGTCGCCGGCATATGCGACGGAAGTGACGCTGCAGCCGCTGGACCGCTATCCGCTGGACGCGGCCATCCTGTTCTCCGACATCCTGACCGTGCCCGACGCCATGGGCCTGGGCCTGTCGTTCGCGCAGGGCGAAGGCCCGCGCTTTGCCAAGCCGGTGCGCACGGAGGCGGACGTGGCCGCGCTGTCGGTGCCGGACATGTCGTCGTTGCAGTACGTGTTTGACGCCGTGGCGGAAATCCGCCGCGCGCTCGTGCAGGACGGCCGCCAGCGCGTGCCGCTGATCGGCTTCTCGGGCAGCCCGTGGACGCTGGCCTGCTACATGGTCGAAGGTGGCGGCTCGGACGACTTCCGCACCGTCAAGTCGATGCTCTACGCGCGCCCGGACCTGATGCACCGCATCCTGGAGATCAACGCGCAGGCCGTGATCGACTACCTGAACGCGCAGATCGAGGCCGGCGCCCAGGCCGTGCAGGTGTTCGACACCTGGGGCGGCGCGCTGGCCGATGGCATCTATCACGAGTTCTCGCTGGCCTACATGCAGCGTGTGGTGGAAGGCATCCGCGCCGGGGCCGACGGCCAGCGCGTGCCGGTCATCCTGTTCACCAAGGGCGGCGGCCTGTGGCTCGAAGCCATGGCCGAGACCGGCGCCGATGCGCTGGGCGTGGACTGGACGGTCAACCTGCAGCTCGCCCGCCAGCGCACCGGCGGCCGCGTCGCCCTGCAAGGCAACCTTGACCCGACCGTGCTGTTCGCGGCACCCGACGCCATTCGCACGCAAGTGCGCCGCGTGTTGGAAGACTACGCGGCCAGCGGCGACAGCGATGGCCACATCTTCAACCTGGGCCACGGTATCTCGCAGTTCACGCCGCCCGAGGCGGTGACGGTGCTGGTGGACGAGGTGCATAGCTTCAGTCGTGCACTGCGCAAAAAAGCCGCGTAA
- a CDS encoding cupin domain-containing protein: protein MHRTLVGIRAASAVAVLVGCTGALAQASAPAALTPQLINMGSMTAEEIGPVIAEMGTLRTKTLVNAANGTVGVQVGTVAKHTHTYSDEIQYVMAGTATFWLDNAPREVRAGDLVVIPRGVVHGTLTTSPDFKAMAIKLPPQRAGDTQKVP from the coding sequence ATGCACCGCACTCTGGTTGGCATTCGGGCGGCCAGCGCCGTCGCCGTACTTGTTGGTTGCACCGGCGCGTTAGCCCAGGCATCGGCGCCGGCCGCGCTCACCCCGCAGCTCATCAACATGGGCAGCATGACGGCGGAGGAGATCGGCCCCGTCATCGCCGAAATGGGCACGTTGCGCACCAAAACGCTGGTGAATGCCGCCAACGGCACGGTGGGCGTTCAGGTGGGTACGGTCGCCAAGCACACGCATACCTATTCGGACGAGATTCAGTACGTGATGGCCGGTACGGCCACGTTCTGGCTCGACAACGCGCCACGTGAGGTGCGGGCGGGGGATCTGGTCGTTATCCCGCGCGGGGTGGTGCACGGCACGCTGACCACCAGCCCGGATTTCAAGGCCATGGCGATCAAGCTGCCGCCGCAGCGGGCGGGGGATACGCAAAAGGTGCCCTGA